One Hydrogenobaculum sp. 3684 genomic window, TCCAATAGGTATTTTTGCCTTGCGCTAGAATAATATACTACGTTTATATCCCATAGGTAGTTTATATAATCAAAAAACATCCTTGCTTTACTTAACTTTGGTATTGTCTGGGTGTAGTCTGTTGGGGTTGTGTCTACAGTTTGCCATTTGCCGTTGTAATATGCTTCTACCCATGAATGAGCTAAGGAGTTTGTTACAAAAAAATAATGTCCATCTTTGTTGTAAATAGCCCCATGAAAACCCACCACCACTCTCGAAGGTACACCCATCAACCTAAGCAAAAGAGCGGTTGAAGAAGCATAGGCTTCGCAGTTTCCAGTCTTATACTTAAATAAAAAATCGTATAGAAAATTTTTTGAAGCTTTGTTGCTTAGAAAATATTTGAAGTTTTCCTGCTTAAAATAGTTTTCTATAGCCTTTATGGGGTTTTTGTTTTGGGCTTTTATAAACTCAGCAAGTTTTACTATAGATGGGTCTATGTTTTGAGGCAGTTGTAAAAACCTATTCATATTCATAAGGTTTTGTCTATAGGAATCTGTCACGTAAGACCATACCCTATAAACAGTTCTATTTGTGATAGGCTTATTTGTCTTTATCGTGTTATCGCTTGTTATATAAGCTTTTATAGGGCTTTTATAGATTTTAACCATGTGTGGAAACAAGATACCAAAAAGAATATTGTCGTAGCTTGGTTCTATCATAATATCGTAAGATACAATATTGCCTTTTATAACCTTTGGCCCCTTTGCTCTATGTTTGTGAGTCCAGCTTATGCCGTTGAAATAATCTAAGGTTTCTCCTATAAAGTAAGCATCTTTTAAATTTATATCTCCTTTTATGTTAAATATTCTGAAAACTGTGGATGTGTTTTCTAATACGTTGGTGGCGTTTGATGGAGAAAGTGTATTAGAAAATCCTACTGTATTTGAAATACCTCCTATTCCTATGTTTAAAAGAGGCGATTGTATCCTTGGCATAGTAAGAAATATGAAAAATCCTATAACTACGGTGCTTATAGATATAAGCCCTACAACGTAGCTGATAAGTTTTATATGATATTTTGTTAAGATTTCGTCTTTTAGGCTTTTAAAAATATTTGTGGTTAAGAATATAAAAATGCTTAAGAAAACCCACATTATTAGCATCATTAAAAACTTTATATCTGTGGTGGCAACCCCTACTATACCCATACCCATGGTTTCCAGTATAAGTATTTGGTATATGTCTCTTGGTTGCTTTTTCTCTAAGGATTTGATGCCTAAGAACGTTATTATTATGTTTTTGGCAAAATCAAAAAGTGCAGTTATATTGAAGCTTGCTGCAAAAACCAAAATCACAGATGAAACTGCAATTGTATTTACAACAATTCTTGGTAAATATTTGTTTTTAAAATCCTGAAAAATACCTATAACAACTAAAGCAATACCTATAAAAAATATAGGGCTAAAACTAACTAAGCTTATAGATAGTATTGAGAATACTATGCTTAAATATACAAGTATTAAAAGAAAGCTGTAAACTTTTAAACTTTTAGTCATAAAATGGCCCAGGGCGGAATCGAACCGCCGACACTACGGTTTTCAGCCGTATGCTCTACCAACTGAGCTACCGGGCCTTATCTTATTATTATATCACAGTTTTTAGTTTTTGTAGGAAGGTTTTTTGAAACTCTTCTTTAAACTTGTGAGAGTAAAGTGCTATTTTCATTTCGTTTCCTTGCAACCTTATCCACACTTTCCTATTTACCCTATAGAAAGCTAGCATCATACCAAGTATGGTAACAATAGAACCTAGCCATATTATATCTGTACCTGGATTTTTTGATATTTGGAATCCTGAAAAATATTGGGGTACAAAACTATCCATAAAAAATACGTATGGAAAATCTTTTGTACCGGGTATCTCGTTGTAAGCTACAAGCGTTAGTTTTGGGCTGTATATAACGGGAATCAAATAACTTTTACCGTTGTACTTAGCTTTTAGCATAACAGCAGGCTTCAAATCGCCATTAGCTCCAGCTTGGGGGTTTTCTATGTTTAATGTGCTTTTTAAAATCTCAAGACTGATGCCATTAAACATTGCAAATTTAGAATTTACAAATCTTACAGTACCGGCCAAAGCTTTTTGAGGATTGCCAGATGCTGCTTTTTTCTTGTCTATGGCGATAAGCTCCATTTCTTTTGGAAATCCCGTAAGTCCATAGGATGCTTGATATATGTTGTATCCATCGTAGTTGTAAGGTTTGTTTACCGCCAAAGACCCTTGGCTTACTATCTTGTTGTCTTTTATTATGTATATGTAGCTCTCATAGGATTTTACCGCAGAAGCAAACTCTGGAGATGACTTGCCGTAGTTTATTATCTTAAACCTTTTTTCATACACATAAAACGGAAGTTTATAAACTTTGTTTGAAGCCAAATTTAAACTCATAAGCAAGTTTGATTTTTCACCTTCTGGGACCTGCATAATACCCCTTATGCCAAAGTAAGAATCTATAAGTGTTCCTGCAAGAAGTATTATAAGTCCTATATGCACTATGTAGACCCCAAGCCTTGACCATTTTCCTTTTTCGGCATATATGTATTTTTTGTCTTT contains:
- a CDS encoding cytochrome c biogenesis protein ResB, whose protein sequence is MRKYITNTLAILTISLVLWLSEAVYGLFYDHTKGPIFYTIFGITSFVFGLSIIKLLYDELVEVVKELRSGKGLFDVIYDLLSSLKLAFFLMIAIAIFSMLGSTYVEQEQPFSFYASKYGVNEAHLIMALHLNNVFHSWYYRILLYLFGINLILCSIKRLPPVWKHTFGSERILKLDEKAEKHLKPISVKSQKDPIEIAKFLKSEGFRVFYEEEKDKKYIYAEKGKWSRLGVYIVHIGLIILLAGTLIDSYFGIRGIMQVPEGEKSNLLMSLNLASNKVYKLPFYVYEKRFKIINYGKSSPEFASAVKSYESYIYIIKDNKIVSQGSLAVNKPYNYDGYNIYQASYGLTGFPKEMELIAIDKKKAASGNPQKALAGTVRFVNSKFAMFNGISLEILKSTLNIENPQAGANGDLKPAVMLKAKYNGKSYLIPVIYSPKLTLVAYNEIPGTKDFPYVFFMDSFVPQYFSGFQISKNPGTDIIWLGSIVTILGMMLAFYRVNRKVWIRLQGNEMKIALYSHKFKEEFQKTFLQKLKTVI
- a CDS encoding DUF3488 and transglutaminase-like domain-containing protein; the encoded protein is MTKSLKVYSFLLILVYLSIVFSILSISLVSFSPIFFIGIALVVIGIFQDFKNKYLPRIVVNTIAVSSVILVFAASFNITALFDFAKNIIITFLGIKSLEKKQPRDIYQILILETMGMGIVGVATTDIKFLMMLIMWVFLSIFIFLTTNIFKSLKDEILTKYHIKLISYVVGLISISTVVIGFFIFLTMPRIQSPLLNIGIGGISNTVGFSNTLSPSNATNVLENTSTVFRIFNIKGDINLKDAYFIGETLDYFNGISWTHKHRAKGPKVIKGNIVSYDIMIEPSYDNILFGILFPHMVKIYKSPIKAYITSDNTIKTNKPITNRTVYRVWSYVTDSYRQNLMNMNRFLQLPQNIDPSIVKLAEFIKAQNKNPIKAIENYFKQENFKYFLSNKASKNFLYDFLFKYKTGNCEAYASSTALLLRLMGVPSRVVVGFHGAIYNKDGHYFFVTNSLAHSWVEAYYNGKWQTVDTTPTDYTQTIPKLSKARMFFDYINYLWDINVVYYSSARQKYLLESAVKHIKAIATHYAKYVAYGLFVLTVFYMAFNRILLMFSIDAMYKDICKRLKQPDVKYCTPEHVSEFIKENGFKNFFDIYIKAKYSKYGIDKKEKKLAKIYYNNTIKAIKEFSGFVNRQLSKDT